Below is a window of Georgenia soli DNA.
TCACCTTCGGCGTGAACCTGTTCGCCCGCTGGATCATCGCCCGCCGCGCCGAGTTCTCGGGAGCGAACTGATGACGACCACCACCGCACCCCTGCTCGAGCGCACCGGCAAGCTGCCGACGTGGGCGCCCTGGGGGATCCTGGCCGGCGCCGTCGTCGTCGCGCTCGTCCTCCTCAGCGTGGTCTCGGAACCCACCGTCGCCTCCGTCGCGCTGGTCGGCGCCATCGTCTTCCTGTTCGCGAACTGGGCCACCTCGCGCGCCGTCGAGGGCCGGCGCCGCGCCAAGGACCGCCTCGCCACGAGCCTCGTGACGGGTGCGTTCCTCCTGGCGATGGTCCCGCTGATCTCGCTCGTGTGGACCGTGCTCGCCAAGGGCATGGCCATGATGAGCTGGGACTTCCTGACGACGGACATGACCGGCATCTTCGGCGACATGCGCGAGGGCGGCGCGCTGCACGCCATCATCGGCACCCTGTGGGTGACCGGGATCGCCTCGCTGATCTCGATCCCGCTGGGCATCTTCACCGCGATCTACCTGGTCGAGTACGGCAAGGGCCGCCTCGCCCGGGCCATCACGATCCTCGTGGACGTCATGACGGGCATCCCGTCGATCGTCGCCGGTCTGTTCGCCTTCGCCTTCTTCACGATCATCGTCGGGCCGGCCTACCGGTCGGCGTTCATGGGAGCCGTCGCCCTCGCCGTCCTCATGACGCCGGTGGTCGTGCGCTCGGTGGAGGAGATGCTGCGCCTCGTCCCCAACGAGCTGCGCGAGGCCTCCTACGCCCTCGGTGTGCCCAAGTGGCTCACCGTGGTCAAGGTGGTGCTCCGCACCGCCATCGCCGGCATCACCACCGGCGTGATGATCGCCATCGCCCGCGTGATCGGCGAGACCGCCCCGCTGCTGATGACCACGGGCATCATCGCCACCACCAACAACGATCCGTTCGAGGGCCGCATGGCCACCCTCCCGGTCTTCGCCTACCGCCAGTACGCCCAGGGCGGCATCGGCGTGGAGCGGGCCTGGGCCGCCGCCCTCACCCTCGTCGCGATCGTCATGCTGCTCAACCTCGTGGCGCGACTGGTGAGCCGGTACTTCTCGCCGAAGGGCGTCTCGTGACCCCCGCCCGCGCACTGCGCACCTCCGACCTCCGCCCCGCACCCCCGGTGCAGCTCACCCCCGCGCGCCCCGCCAGCTCCGGAAGGACCGCCCATGTCTAAGCGCATCGACGTCAACGACCTCAACGTCTACTACGGTGACTTCCTCGCGGTGGAGGGCGTCAACATGACGATCGAGCCCCGCTCCGTCACCGCGCTGATCGGCCCGTCAGGGTGCGGCAAGTCCACCTTCCTGCGCACGCTCAACCGCATGCACGAGGTCATCCCGGGCGCCCGTGTCGAGGGCGAGGCCCTCATGGACGGGCAGAACCTCTATGCCCCGGAGGTCGACCCGGTGCAGGTGCGCCGGCAGGTCGGCATGGTCTTCCAGCGGCCCAACCCCTTCCCGACGATGTCCATCGCCGACAACGTGCTCGCCGGGGTCAGGCTCAACAACAACCGCATCCGGAAGTCCGAGGCGGACGACCTGGTGGAGCAGTCGCTGCGCGGCGCGAACCTCTGGAACGAGGTGAAGGACCGCCTCCACCGGCCGGGCTCCTCGCTCTCCGGCGGTCAGCAGCAGCGCCTGTGCATCGCGCGGGCGATCGCCGTCAAGCCGCAGGTGCTCCTCATGGACGAGCCGTGCTCGGCCCTCGACCCGATCTCGACGCTGGCCATCGAGGACCTCATGGCCGAGCTGAAGGACGAGTACACCATCGTCATCGTGACCCACAACATGCAGCAGGCCGCCCGCGTCTCCGACCGCACCGGCTTCTTCAACATCGCCGGTACCGGCAAGCCGGGCCACCTCATCGAGATGGACGCGACCGAGAAGATGTTCTCCTCCCCGTCCGTGAAGGCGACGGAGGACTACATCTCCGGCCGCTTCGGGTGACCCTGGAGCGTTGACGACGGCGAAGCCCGGCCCTGCGGCCGGGCTTCGGTCGTCCCAGAGGCGTCCCGGGCGGAACTTTTTCCGGGCGCGTCCAGCCGGCGGGTCGTTTCCACCGGGCGCGGCGTCTCCACCGGGCGCGGCGCCTCCACCGGGCGCGGCGCCTCCAGCGGGCGCGGCGCCTCCAGCGGGCGCGCCGCCTCCACTGGCGGGTCGTCTCCCGGAGCGGGCCTCCTCAGCGGGCCGCGCCCTTGAGGGACTCGCTCACGGGCTTGTCGGAGAGCAGGATGCACAGCGAGGTGCGGTCGTCGGCCCTGTCCCAGCCCTCCTTGGTGGGGGAGAGGGTGGAGAAGTAGATCTTCGACTCGGCGTACGGGACGCCGACGAACTCCTCGAACTTGGCCGTGCACTCCTCCTCCGCCTGCTTCTCGACGGCGGCCCGGCCGGGGTAGTCGCCGTCGGCGTGCGTGACGGAGCCGAAGACCTCGGCGTCGTGCGGCTCGCTGCACTCCTTGGTCTCGACGGAGGTCACCTCGGTCCCCCCGAGCTCGCTCTTGTCGAGGCAGTCGCCCACCTTGAGGTCCACCACCTCGGCCCCGCCGCTGCACGCGCCGAGCGGCATCAGCGCGACCACGGCGACGAGCAGGGGAAGGGCGCGCGCACGCATCAAGCTGCTCCTCGGTCCGGACTGTCGCGGAGGAACCACGCTATCGCCGTCGGGCGCGGGTGGGCACCCGGGGCGGTCGGGCCTCAGGGCAGCAGCGGCCGGGCCAGCAGGTACAGCCCGGCGGCGACCGCGGCGGAGGCCGGGATGGTCAGCACCCAGGCGACGGCGATGTTCCCCGCGATCCCCCAGCGCACCGCGGAGAGCCGCCGCGTCGCGCCGACCCCCATGA
It encodes the following:
- the pstA gene encoding phosphate ABC transporter permease PstA; translation: MTTTTAPLLERTGKLPTWAPWGILAGAVVVALVLLSVVSEPTVASVALVGAIVFLFANWATSRAVEGRRRAKDRLATSLVTGAFLLAMVPLISLVWTVLAKGMAMMSWDFLTTDMTGIFGDMREGGALHAIIGTLWVTGIASLISIPLGIFTAIYLVEYGKGRLARAITILVDVMTGIPSIVAGLFAFAFFTIIVGPAYRSAFMGAVALAVLMTPVVVRSVEEMLRLVPNELREASYALGVPKWLTVVKVVLRTAIAGITTGVMIAIARVIGETAPLLMTTGIIATTNNDPFEGRMATLPVFAYRQYAQGGIGVERAWAAALTLVAIVMLLNLVARLVSRYFSPKGVS
- the pstB gene encoding phosphate ABC transporter ATP-binding protein PstB, translated to MSKRIDVNDLNVYYGDFLAVEGVNMTIEPRSVTALIGPSGCGKSTFLRTLNRMHEVIPGARVEGEALMDGQNLYAPEVDPVQVRRQVGMVFQRPNPFPTMSIADNVLAGVRLNNNRIRKSEADDLVEQSLRGANLWNEVKDRLHRPGSSLSGGQQQRLCIARAIAVKPQVLLMDEPCSALDPISTLAIEDLMAELKDEYTIVIVTHNMQQAARVSDRTGFFNIAGTGKPGHLIEMDATEKMFSSPSVKATEDYISGRFG
- a CDS encoding septum formation family protein is translated as MRARALPLLVAVVALMPLGACSGGAEVVDLKVGDCLDKSELGGTEVTSVETKECSEPHDAEVFGSVTHADGDYPGRAAVEKQAEEECTAKFEEFVGVPYAESKIYFSTLSPTKEGWDRADDRTSLCILLSDKPVSESLKGAAR